A single window of Caldalkalibacillus uzonensis DNA harbors:
- a CDS encoding thiamine pyrophosphate-dependent enzyme — protein sequence MSTTLTAKDYSNGNKPTWCPGCGDYSVLRGIQKALLSLGIRPEKTVLVSGIGCSGKIAHYFGGYAIHVTHGRTLPTAQGIKTARPDLTVIAAGGDGDGYGIGVGHLVHAARRNLPITYIVMDNSVYGNTKGQTSPTSPLGYQSSTSPMGNQDMPVNPLLLAWSAGASFIGQGFSGDYKHLEDLFKRGIQHQGFSLINVFSPCVVFNKAQGYDYYKNNIVYQDHPAPSAEEYISNLMQSPKRVGVLWEKEIKERNLRNQPVYQTHQEVISYLRTNLA from the coding sequence ATGAGTACAACACTAACGGCAAAAGATTATTCAAATGGTAATAAGCCAACCTGGTGTCCAGGTTGTGGTGATTATTCTGTCTTACGGGGGATTCAAAAAGCCTTATTATCACTAGGTATCAGACCCGAAAAAACAGTCTTGGTTTCTGGGATAGGATGTAGTGGAAAAATTGCACACTATTTCGGTGGTTATGCCATTCATGTGACTCACGGGAGGACTTTGCCCACTGCACAAGGAATCAAAACAGCTCGACCAGATCTTACGGTGATTGCGGCCGGTGGAGATGGTGATGGATACGGGATTGGTGTCGGGCATCTGGTTCACGCCGCCAGGAGAAATCTCCCCATCACGTACATCGTGATGGATAACTCTGTATATGGTAACACAAAAGGTCAAACATCCCCCACGAGTCCATTGGGTTATCAGTCCTCCACATCGCCTATGGGTAATCAAGATATGCCGGTAAATCCATTATTATTAGCTTGGTCTGCTGGGGCCTCCTTTATTGGTCAGGGTTTTTCCGGAGATTATAAACATCTTGAAGATCTATTTAAGAGGGGTATTCAGCATCAAGGCTTTTCACTTATCAATGTCTTTAGTCCCTGTGTCGTTTTCAATAAAGCCCAAGGCTATGATTATTATAAGAACAACATCGTTTATCAAGACCATCCTGCTCCTTCAGCTGAAGAGTATATTTCCAATTTGATGCAATCTCCTAAGAGAGTTGGTGTTCTGTGGGAAAAGGAAATAAAAGAGCGGAATCTTAGGAATCAGCCAGTGTACCAAACTCATCAAGAAGTCATTTCCTATCTGCGGACCAACCTCGCTTAG
- a CDS encoding Glu/Leu/Phe/Val family dehydrogenase, producing the protein MDGKIFEYLEKYDYENLFFLNDNQTGLKGVICIHDTTLGPATGGCRMWTYANEWDAIEDALRLARGMTYKYAAAGVDLGGGKAVIIGDPKTQKSEALFRSLGRFINRLNGMYITGLDVGTTLRDMETIRLETPYVVTLPREFGGAGQISNYTALSVFQSMKACAEEKFGVNSLEGLRVGVQGVGSVGYHVVKFLAEEGAHITIADIDQERVKAVAEEFGAKIEKPDRIHALDLDIFSPCALGKVINDQSIEELKCKVIAGSANNQLAESKHGDYLDQAGILYAPDYIANAGGTIFDTDRLKPGGFNEERGVQAVKRVYETMKQIIKISKEEQIPTYKAADRLAERRIASVGKAKQLRKAVNISM; encoded by the coding sequence GTGGATGGAAAAATTTTTGAATACCTAGAAAAGTATGATTATGAAAATCTATTCTTCCTCAATGACAATCAAACGGGGCTCAAAGGGGTGATCTGCATCCATGACACCACACTTGGACCAGCTACTGGTGGCTGCAGAATGTGGACCTATGCCAATGAGTGGGACGCAATCGAGGATGCGCTCCGCCTTGCTAGGGGGATGACCTACAAATATGCTGCCGCTGGTGTTGATCTCGGGGGTGGCAAGGCGGTTATTATTGGAGATCCAAAAACACAGAAAAGTGAGGCACTTTTTCGTTCATTGGGACGGTTTATCAATCGTTTAAACGGTATGTACATTACCGGACTAGATGTTGGTACTACGTTAAGGGATATGGAAACAATCAGACTTGAAACACCTTATGTTGTGACACTTCCCAGAGAATTTGGCGGTGCAGGACAAATATCCAACTATACTGCATTAAGTGTTTTCCAATCCATGAAAGCTTGTGCTGAGGAGAAATTTGGTGTCAATAGTCTTGAAGGCCTTCGGGTGGGTGTTCAGGGTGTCGGTAGTGTGGGTTACCATGTGGTCAAATTTCTGGCCGAGGAAGGTGCGCACATTACAATAGCTGATATTGATCAAGAAAGGGTCAAAGCCGTAGCTGAAGAATTTGGGGCAAAAATAGAAAAGCCCGACCGTATTCATGCCCTTGATCTTGACATTTTTTCTCCATGTGCTCTCGGCAAAGTGATCAATGACCAGTCTATAGAGGAGCTTAAGTGCAAGGTAATTGCAGGCTCAGCCAATAATCAACTTGCGGAAAGCAAACATGGTGACTATTTAGATCAAGCAGGAATTCTTTATGCCCCAGATTATATTGCTAATGCCGGAGGTACGATATTTGATACTGATCGATTAAAACCGGGTGGCTTTAATGAAGAGCGGGGAGTCCAAGCTGTAAAGAGGGTTTACGAGACCATGAAGCAGATTATTAAAATCTCTAAAGAAGAACAGATTCCTACATATAAGGCCGCTGATAGATTAGCTGAAAGAAGAATTGCCAGTGTAGGAAAAGCTAAACAGTTACGAAAAGCTGTTAACATTTCAATGTGA
- a CDS encoding SDR family NAD(P)-dependent oxidoreductase, whose product MRLKGKVCVVTGSSMGIGETIAERFAQEGAKVVVNSRSEERAQKTASRLKEMGYDVTPIAADMSIKQQADMLVEKTVEQYGKIDVFVNNAGINRIAPSLELSEEDWRAVIDTNLTGVFFGSQAAGKYMQDRGGSIINMTSIFGQVCVPMRAAYSSAKHGIIGLTKVLAVEWAEKNIRVNAVAPAYIKTPLDETDQETGGYDDSDVIRRTPLRRFGSTKEVADVCLFLASDEASYVTGSVYNVDGGWVAYGGW is encoded by the coding sequence ATGCGTTTAAAAGGCAAAGTTTGTGTGGTCACTGGTTCTAGTATGGGGATTGGTGAGACTATCGCCGAGCGGTTTGCTCAAGAAGGTGCTAAAGTTGTTGTGAACTCCCGAAGTGAAGAACGGGCCCAAAAAACCGCTTCAAGGTTAAAAGAAATGGGGTATGATGTGACACCTATTGCAGCAGATATGTCTATTAAACAACAGGCGGATATGCTGGTGGAAAAAACTGTGGAGCAATATGGTAAAATTGACGTTTTTGTTAATAATGCTGGGATCAACCGTATTGCGCCTTCATTAGAATTGAGTGAAGAAGATTGGCGTGCGGTGATTGATACTAATCTGACGGGAGTATTTTTTGGGTCACAAGCTGCTGGAAAGTATATGCAAGATAGAGGGGGTTCAATTATCAATATGACTTCTATCTTTGGTCAAGTGTGTGTCCCCATGAGAGCAGCTTATAGCTCAGCCAAACATGGAATTATTGGATTGACAAAGGTTCTTGCCGTGGAGTGGGCAGAAAAAAACATTCGTGTAAATGCTGTAGCTCCCGCATATATCAAAACTCCATTAGACGAGACTGACCAGGAAACCGGGGGTTACGATGATAGTGATGTGATCAGACGTACTCCATTAAGGCGCTTTGGTTCAACAAAGGAAGTGGCTGATGTCTGCCTCTTTTTAGCTTCTGATGAGGCCAGTTATGTTACAGGTTCAGTGTATAATGTCGATGGTGGTTGGGTAGCCTATGGCGGGTGGTAG
- a CDS encoding cupin domain-containing protein codes for MNVSLFKEADYQYEPLEGTIGVGYAEITRFVRDEISSTLGGGIVKMKTCKFPWTVRYDEVIYVIEGEVIIHFDGKKLVGQKGDSFFIEKGSPIVYESLSESSFFFSLYPANWRKKEV; via the coding sequence GTGAACGTCAGTTTGTTTAAGGAAGCGGATTATCAGTATGAGCCTTTGGAGGGAACGATTGGTGTTGGTTATGCTGAAATTACCCGTTTCGTCAGGGATGAGATTTCATCTACATTGGGCGGCGGAATAGTTAAAATGAAGACATGTAAGTTTCCATGGACGGTAAGATATGATGAAGTGATCTATGTCATTGAAGGAGAGGTCATTATTCACTTTGATGGCAAAAAGTTGGTAGGTCAAAAAGGTGACTCATTCTTTATTGAAAAAGGTTCTCCTATTGTATACGAATCTCTTTCTGAAAGTTCATTTTTCTTTTCTTTATACCCCGCAAACTGGAGGAAGAAGGAAGTTTAG
- a CDS encoding sodium/proline symporter: protein MSTHPLTITVFILYLIMLIVIGIASAKKSSGGLISFFLAGRGLGKWTVALSAVSSGRSSWLVLGVTGIAYLNGLQAVWTVAGYIFVEIFMFFYAARRFRKYSEQSGSITIPDILETRYQDKTRVLRITSSLILIFFMIAYVGSQIVAGGTAFSGGLGLSQNGGMWLTAIILLLYTMLGGFHAVSKTDLVQAIFMLLSLVILPIIAIINIGGFGPVLEAMYAQGSSFTAPFSFAIGTIINLVGIGLASPGNPHILVRYMSLKSLKEMSQAAIIGTLWNLAMAYGAIMIGFVGRAYFPDISMLPNENHEAIFTTLGQTVLDPFTFGILVVAILAAIMSSADSQLLVGSSVIVRDIYDKIFRKGKEISEAKLTLYSRLSTVVIMLLAVWLAFSFQEFVFWMVLFAFGGLGACFGPALLLSFYWKGTTKQGILWGMIAGLITVILVKQQPQWTYAFLPDIKALVGKIMFGVTYEAVPGVIIATLVIIVVSKFTKKPDNAVQIVDDLSSYRID from the coding sequence ATGAGTACGCATCCCCTAACCATCACTGTTTTTATCTTATATCTCATCATGCTAATCGTAATAGGCATTGCCAGTGCAAAGAAAAGTTCTGGAGGATTGATAAGTTTCTTCCTAGCTGGAAGAGGTTTGGGAAAGTGGACTGTAGCGCTAAGTGCTGTCAGTTCTGGACGTAGTAGCTGGCTGGTTTTAGGAGTAACCGGAATTGCTTATTTAAACGGATTACAAGCCGTGTGGACGGTAGCAGGTTATATCTTTGTGGAGATCTTTATGTTTTTCTATGCTGCCAGACGCTTTAGGAAGTACAGTGAGCAGAGTGGGAGTATAACCATTCCCGATATCTTAGAAACCAGGTATCAGGATAAAACAAGGGTGTTAAGAATAACAAGCTCTTTAATCTTAATTTTCTTTATGATTGCTTATGTTGGCAGTCAAATTGTGGCAGGAGGGACAGCGTTTTCAGGAGGTTTAGGTCTCTCTCAAAATGGGGGCATGTGGTTAACTGCAATAATCTTACTCCTGTATACGATGCTTGGCGGCTTTCACGCTGTATCTAAAACCGATTTGGTGCAAGCGATCTTTATGCTTCTCTCTCTCGTTATTTTGCCCATCATCGCTATTATAAATATTGGCGGGTTTGGGCCGGTCTTAGAGGCCATGTATGCTCAAGGGTCAAGTTTTACAGCCCCATTCTCGTTTGCTATTGGTACAATCATTAATTTGGTTGGTATTGGTTTGGCTAGTCCCGGCAATCCACATATATTGGTCCGTTACATGTCCTTGAAAAGTCTTAAAGAAATGAGTCAAGCGGCTATCATTGGAACGTTATGGAATTTGGCTATGGCCTATGGGGCTATTATGATCGGGTTTGTCGGTCGAGCTTACTTTCCGGACATTAGTATGCTACCTAATGAAAACCATGAAGCCATCTTTACTACATTGGGTCAAACAGTCCTTGATCCCTTTACCTTTGGTATCTTAGTTGTTGCGATTCTTGCCGCTATCATGTCCAGTGCTGATAGCCAATTATTAGTTGGTTCAAGTGTGATCGTGCGCGACATATATGACAAGATATTTAGAAAAGGGAAGGAAATCTCTGAAGCCAAATTAACATTATATAGTAGATTGTCCACTGTCGTTATAATGCTTTTGGCGGTTTGGTTGGCTTTTTCCTTTCAAGAGTTCGTTTTCTGGATGGTATTGTTTGCCTTCGGGGGACTTGGCGCATGTTTTGGGCCAGCCTTACTCTTATCCTTTTATTGGAAAGGAACAACAAAACAGGGTATTTTATGGGGTATGATTGCGGGCTTAATTACAGTTATATTAGTCAAGCAACAGCCTCAATGGACCTATGCTTTTCTACCAGATATAAAGGCCTTAGTGGGCAAAATTATGTTTGGTGTCACATATGAAGCTGTCCCCGGAGTGATTATAGCTACCCTGGTTATCATTGTCGTGAGTAAATTCACCAAAAAACCTGATAATGCGGTACAGATTGTGGATGATTTGTCCTCATATAGGATTGATTAA
- a CDS encoding NAD(P)-dependent malic enzyme, giving the protein MNTNDSDMLLLDKTQEEALLLHSQCKGKLEISSKVRLTNQKDLSLAYSPGVAEPCKEIFKAPHKVYDYTMKGNMVAIVTNGTSVLGLGNIGPQAALPVMEGKSVLFKSFAGVDAFPICIDSTDIDKIVSTVKMLEPTFGGVNLEDISAPSCFEIEERLKKGMGIPVFHDDQHGTAIVTLAGLINALKLTNRSLTNIRVVVNGAGAAGIAIIKLLKHFGVKDIMMCDSKGAVFEGRPYGMNAMKREVSQFTNLEKKQGSLQDIIVGADVFIGVSVAGALTPEMIKSMNKDPIIFALANPIPEVMPDVAKKAGAKIIATGRSDFPNQINNVLAFPGIFRGALDVNASEINERMKEAAVYAIASLVSDEELREDYVIPSPFDGRVAPAVASAVAKAAMETGVARKKVNPMEVLQNTKQMATISRDG; this is encoded by the coding sequence ATGAATACTAATGACAGCGATATGCTTCTATTGGATAAAACGCAAGAGGAGGCGCTTCTTTTACACAGCCAGTGTAAGGGAAAACTAGAAATATCCTCAAAGGTTAGACTTACTAATCAAAAGGATTTAAGTTTGGCATACTCTCCAGGGGTAGCTGAGCCATGCAAAGAAATATTTAAAGCACCACATAAGGTGTACGATTATACAATGAAAGGTAACATGGTCGCCATTGTAACCAATGGAACGTCTGTATTAGGGTTGGGGAATATAGGCCCTCAAGCAGCCCTGCCGGTTATGGAAGGAAAGTCCGTATTATTTAAAAGTTTTGCTGGAGTTGATGCGTTTCCAATATGTATAGATTCAACTGATATTGATAAGATTGTTTCCACTGTGAAAATGCTTGAACCAACATTTGGTGGTGTCAACTTAGAGGATATTTCGGCACCAAGCTGTTTTGAGATTGAAGAGCGGTTAAAAAAGGGGATGGGCATTCCTGTTTTTCATGATGATCAACATGGAACGGCCATTGTCACCTTAGCTGGATTGATAAACGCACTTAAGCTTACAAATAGATCATTAACAAATATTAGGGTTGTTGTCAATGGTGCGGGAGCAGCTGGTATTGCCATCATAAAGTTGCTTAAACATTTTGGTGTTAAAGATATAATGATGTGCGATTCAAAGGGAGCCGTCTTTGAAGGGCGACCTTATGGAATGAACGCAATGAAAAGAGAAGTGTCTCAATTTACTAATCTAGAGAAAAAACAAGGATCGTTACAGGATATTATTGTAGGTGCAGACGTGTTTATTGGAGTATCTGTCGCAGGTGCTCTTACCCCAGAAATGATTAAGAGTATGAACAAAGACCCGATTATTTTTGCCTTGGCTAACCCCATACCTGAAGTCATGCCTGATGTTGCCAAAAAAGCTGGGGCAAAAATCATTGCAACTGGTCGCTCTGATTTTCCGAATCAAATTAACAATGTGCTTGCTTTCCCCGGGATCTTCAGAGGTGCACTTGACGTAAATGCGTCTGAAATCAATGAACGAATGAAAGAGGCAGCAGTATATGCGATTGCTTCGCTTGTTAGCGATGAAGAGTTGAGGGAGGACTATGTGATTCCTTCTCCTTTCGATGGTCGTGTTGCACCTGCGGTGGCTTCTGCTGTAGCAAAAGCTGCTATGGAGACCGGTGTTGCTAGGAAAAAAGTTAATCCTATGGAAGTTCTGCAAAATACAAAACAGATGGCAACAATTAGTCGTGATGGATAA
- a CDS encoding GntR family transcriptional regulator, producing MDSEIKVDNRNLSEQIYLYLKNKIVNNVLKPGERIDYNEISKELGVSKTPLRDALHLLQRDGLVEVRSRSGTFVNIPRAKDIEEIFDIRKALEKQAIETAIKRIPKQVLEELLANAETAEKAIDAGDFQTFFASDRHLHKTLVKYSNNQRLIKIMESLEAQIAWIGVIIAKTSERPRQANESHIQIIHALLDGDTKHAQHLMEKHIEEIKQMTLHDFQN from the coding sequence ATGGATTCCGAAATTAAAGTAGATAATCGGAATTTAAGTGAACAGATATATCTTTACTTAAAAAATAAAATAGTAAACAATGTGTTAAAACCAGGCGAAAGAATAGATTATAATGAGATATCCAAGGAGCTGGGCGTCAGCAAAACCCCTCTACGTGACGCCCTTCATCTTTTACAACGGGATGGCTTAGTTGAGGTGAGAAGTCGTTCTGGCACATTTGTAAATATTCCCCGCGCCAAGGATATAGAAGAAATTTTCGACATAAGAAAAGCTCTAGAAAAACAAGCTATTGAGACGGCCATCAAAAGAATACCCAAACAAGTGTTGGAGGAATTGTTGGCTAATGCCGAAACAGCTGAGAAAGCCATTGATGCTGGTGATTTTCAAACTTTTTTTGCCTCAGATCGACATTTGCATAAAACTCTGGTGAAATATTCCAACAACCAAAGGCTGATAAAAATAATGGAATCTCTTGAAGCACAAATCGCCTGGATTGGGGTTATTATTGCCAAGACCTCTGAAAGACCGCGTCAAGCTAACGAAAGTCACATACAAATTATCCATGCCTTATTAGACGGGGATACCAAACACGCCCAGCATCTCATGGAAAAACACATTGAAGAGATCAAACAGATGACTTTACACGATTTCCAAAATTAG
- a CDS encoding IS110 family transposase has translation MSKMLVGIDVSLRSHHVQCMDEAGRSLASFSVSNDQNGADTLIKRMLETSEKVNSHILQIGMEATSNLGWYLAHYLKDQLQGYEPKLKAQIYVLNARKVARFKKGYDHLHKNDRIDAWVIADHLRFKRTW, from the coding sequence ATGTCGAAAATGCTGGTTGGTATAGACGTGAGCTTACGCTCCCACCATGTGCAATGCATGGATGAGGCGGGAAGATCACTGGCCTCCTTTTCTGTTTCTAATGATCAAAACGGGGCAGACACCCTCATTAAACGGATGTTAGAAACCTCCGAAAAGGTAAATAGCCATATTCTTCAAATTGGTATGGAAGCCACATCAAACCTTGGATGGTATTTGGCTCATTACTTAAAAGATCAACTTCAAGGTTACGAGCCTAAACTAAAAGCTCAAATATACGTCTTGAATGCAAGGAAGGTCGCTCGCTTTAAAAAAGGCTATGATCACTTGCACAAGAACGACCGGATCGACGCCTGGGTCATTGCAGACCACCTGCGTTTTAAAAGAACATGGTAA
- the adhP gene encoding alcohol dehydrogenase AdhP, with product MKAAVVHQFHQKLEIQDVQVPDIGYGEILVRIKACGVCHTDLHAAHGDWPVKPKLPLIPGHEGVGVVEAVGEGVTSVKAGDRVGIPWLYSACGECDYCLTGRETLCPHQLNAGYSVDGGYAEYCKAPAAYVAKIPDGLSFEEAAPIFCAGVTTYKALKVSEAKPGDWVAIYGIGGLGHIALQYAKAMGFNVIAVDIQDDKLDLAKKLGADLAINGKEADPAQKIHNKVGGAQAAISVAVTGKAFEQAYRSVKRDGTLVVVGLPNEELPIPIFDTVLNGVTVKGSIVGTRKDLKEALEFAAQGKVKAIIETQPLEKINEVFDRMQNGQINGRVVLTLDS from the coding sequence ATGAAAGCTGCTGTTGTGCATCAATTTCATCAAAAATTAGAAATTCAGGATGTTCAGGTTCCTGATATCGGTTACGGGGAAATTTTGGTCAGGATCAAAGCCTGCGGCGTATGTCATACCGATCTTCATGCTGCTCATGGCGATTGGCCGGTCAAGCCCAAACTGCCCTTGATACCCGGCCATGAAGGGGTGGGTGTTGTGGAAGCCGTGGGCGAAGGCGTTACTTCTGTCAAAGCAGGTGACCGTGTCGGCATTCCCTGGTTGTATTCTGCTTGCGGAGAGTGCGATTACTGTTTGACAGGAAGGGAAACCTTGTGCCCCCATCAACTGAATGCAGGTTATTCCGTTGATGGAGGCTACGCAGAATACTGCAAGGCACCTGCCGCCTATGTAGCCAAGATTCCGGACGGATTAAGCTTTGAAGAAGCTGCACCGATCTTCTGCGCCGGGGTGACCACCTATAAGGCACTGAAAGTGTCTGAAGCCAAGCCCGGGGATTGGGTGGCCATTTACGGCATTGGGGGCTTGGGCCACATTGCCCTGCAGTATGCCAAGGCGATGGGATTTAATGTGATTGCGGTAGATATCCAGGACGATAAGCTCGATCTGGCCAAAAAGCTGGGAGCCGATCTGGCCATTAACGGCAAAGAGGCCGATCCGGCACAGAAAATCCACAACAAGGTTGGAGGAGCGCAGGCAGCCATTAGCGTAGCAGTAACCGGTAAAGCTTTCGAACAAGCCTACCGCTCTGTCAAGCGGGACGGCACGCTGGTCGTGGTCGGTCTGCCAAACGAAGAACTGCCCATTCCCATTTTTGATACCGTTTTAAATGGAGTCACCGTCAAAGGATCGATTGTCGGCACCCGTAAAGACTTGAAAGAGGCCCTGGAGTTTGCGGCTCAAGGGAAAGTGAAAGCAATTATCGAAACCCAGCCTTTAGAAAAAATCAATGAGGTGTTTGACCGGATGCAGAACGGCCAAATCAACGGCCGCGTGGTACTGACACTGGATTCCTAG
- a CDS encoding iron-containing alcohol dehydrogenase, giving the protein MRISKFMTPEIIFGSGSINQAGDSLRRLGAEKVFVVSDPGVVQAGWVERIIGYLEACGLQYHLWTDVTPNPKDDEIDRGVKEYVNSECNAVLGIGGGSPIDAAKAVAMLSTNAGNIRHYEGVDQISCPLPPMVMVSTTAGSGSEVSQFSIVTDTKRRLKMTIISKSLIPDIAIIDPDTLVTKDARLTANTGMDALTHAIESYISLAATPLTERLSLYAIQLIATYLRPSTASRSNREAKEAMAMASLQAGIAFSNAVLGAVHAMSHQLGGLLDTPHGEANAILLPYVMEYNYIAAPEKYGHIADAFGEHVADLSPSEAAKRAVKAVKELARDLDIPESLAKLGLKEEHIRKLSQNAVQDACMITNPRDMNVEDVEKIFRQAL; this is encoded by the coding sequence GTGCGCATTTCCAAGTTTATGACACCGGAAATTATTTTCGGGTCAGGTTCGATTAATCAAGCCGGGGACAGTTTGCGCCGTCTGGGCGCAGAGAAAGTCTTTGTGGTCAGTGATCCGGGCGTTGTACAAGCCGGTTGGGTAGAGCGGATAATCGGGTATTTGGAAGCATGTGGCTTGCAATATCATTTGTGGACCGATGTGACACCAAACCCGAAAGATGATGAGATTGACAGAGGGGTTAAGGAGTATGTGAACAGCGAATGCAATGCAGTGCTCGGCATTGGTGGGGGCAGTCCCATTGATGCGGCTAAAGCGGTTGCTATGTTATCTACCAATGCGGGGAATATTCGCCACTATGAAGGAGTGGATCAGATTTCCTGTCCGTTGCCTCCGATGGTGATGGTGTCTACGACCGCTGGATCAGGATCGGAGGTTTCACAGTTTTCGATTGTGACGGATACCAAGCGGCGTCTGAAGATGACCATTATCTCCAAATCGCTGATTCCCGATATAGCCATTATCGATCCGGACACCTTGGTGACCAAAGATGCCCGGTTAACTGCCAACACCGGGATGGATGCCTTAACACATGCCATAGAATCGTATATTTCTTTGGCAGCCACCCCTTTAACCGAAAGGTTGTCCCTGTATGCCATCCAGCTGATTGCCACTTATTTAAGGCCATCCACGGCCAGCCGTTCTAATCGCGAAGCAAAGGAAGCGATGGCCATGGCCAGTCTGCAGGCAGGGATCGCCTTCTCCAATGCGGTGTTAGGCGCGGTGCATGCCATGTCCCATCAGCTGGGTGGCTTGCTGGATACGCCTCATGGAGAAGCGAATGCCATTCTGCTTCCCTATGTGATGGAATACAACTATATTGCGGCTCCTGAAAAATATGGCCATATTGCGGATGCGTTTGGGGAGCATGTGGCTGATCTCAGTCCGAGTGAAGCGGCCAAACGGGCGGTCAAAGCAGTAAAAGAACTGGCCAGAGACCTGGATATCCCCGAATCTCTGGCCAAATTGGGTTTAAAGGAAGAGCATATCAGAAAGCTGAGTCAAAATGCGGTACAAGATGCCTGTATGATTACCAACCCCCGCGACATGAACGTGGAGGATGTGGAAAAGATCTTCCGCCAGGCCTTGTAG
- a CDS encoding sensor histidine kinase, which produces MHEKQELIDRLTGIRSSRKSYYNELNKAVRELSRKNKQLKVINQLTRIHVHLSWEETSLYIASRLSQAIPFDYFALSLLEGTDLSCYITVSVTRNTQVRTWKLTGPNKSHKDALSCVNQLLEDEHERCGTTVPLPIQAGKVLGFLTLLHQAREDFVPEDEQFFRQIAEHVSVSVENILLFKDVSEKVNIEAQLVQSAKLAAIGEMAAGVAHELNSPLTAILGNVQLLMRQIKEERQAKMLRDIYQCGLRSKKIIQNLLVFSRQEEFQFEDLSLHPLIEDVLSLIGYQLKVSGISVVQKLAKTLPLVHGNRYQIEQVLINLLLNARDALQERVDPQIEIQTGTVREEGKDFVYVAVLDNGTGIEEKHLPQIFNPFFTTKGHQKGTGLGLSVSLGIAEAHQGTLRVDSQKGEYTKLTLLLPVKEGEKGDVPEAGLGRG; this is translated from the coding sequence ATGCATGAAAAGCAGGAGTTAATCGACCGGTTGACAGGCATCCGCTCTTCACGGAAAAGTTATTACAACGAGCTGAACAAGGCTGTAAGAGAACTTTCGCGCAAAAATAAGCAGCTGAAAGTAATCAACCAGCTGACGCGTATTCATGTTCATCTGTCCTGGGAGGAGACCAGCCTCTATATCGCTTCCCGGTTGAGCCAGGCGATCCCTTTTGATTACTTCGCCCTGAGCTTGCTGGAGGGAACGGATTTGTCTTGCTATATCACCGTCTCCGTTACCCGGAACACGCAGGTGCGGACCTGGAAGTTGACCGGTCCGAATAAATCACACAAAGATGCCTTGTCCTGTGTGAATCAATTATTGGAAGACGAGCATGAGCGTTGCGGAACCACAGTGCCTTTGCCCATTCAGGCCGGAAAAGTGCTGGGTTTTCTGACCCTCCTTCATCAAGCGAGAGAGGATTTTGTACCGGAAGATGAGCAGTTTTTCCGGCAGATTGCTGAACATGTCAGTGTATCGGTGGAAAACATTTTGCTGTTTAAAGATGTGAGTGAGAAGGTTAACATAGAAGCCCAATTGGTCCAATCAGCTAAACTGGCGGCGATCGGGGAGATGGCGGCAGGTGTCGCCCATGAGTTGAACAGCCCGCTCACAGCGATACTGGGCAATGTGCAGCTGCTTATGCGGCAGATTAAGGAGGAACGCCAGGCAAAAATGCTCAGGGATATCTATCAATGTGGCTTAAGGAGCAAGAAGATCATCCAGAACCTGCTTGTCTTCTCCCGGCAGGAGGAGTTTCAATTTGAAGATCTGTCGCTCCACCCTTTGATAGAGGATGTGCTCAGTTTGATCGGCTACCAATTAAAAGTGTCGGGCATCAGTGTGGTGCAAAAATTGGCCAAAACGCTTCCCCTTGTTCACGGCAACCGTTATCAGATTGAACAGGTGCTGATTAACCTGTTGTTGAATGCGAGGGATGCCCTGCAAGAGCGAGTTGATCCGCAAATTGAGATCCAGACGGGGACCGTGAGGGAGGAAGGAAAAGACTTTGTCTATGTTGCGGTGCTGGACAATGGGACAGGCATTGAAGAGAAACACCTTCCCCAGATCTTTAATCCGTTTTTTACAACCAAAGGGCATCAGAAAGGGACGGGTTTAGGTTTGTCGGTTAGTCTGGGCATTGCCGAAGCTCATCAGGGAACATTGCGCGTGGACAGCCAAAAAGGGGAATATACAAAATTGACCTTATTGCTGCCCGTCAAGGAGGGAGAGAAAGGAGATGTGCCAGAAGCAGGTCTTGGTCGTGGATGA